ACAATGAACAAGAATACGATATTAGAGATGATTGTCTTCTCCATTCTAAGTGCGCCGAGAAAGTTTGCTTGCTCTTCTGCAATGGTTCGAACAGAAAAATATGCACCCGCTGTAATGCTGCTATCAAAGTCAGAAGACCCGATTGTTTGTAAAATCAATTGCTTATGTATTGTAAATCATCTAGTGATTTGACTTTAACCGTTATTTGGTTTACTGAGTTTTTCATTTTAAAAACTTTTGTGCCGTAGGTAGAGACATGAAGATAAACTTAGAATCGTAATTATAGTATCCTGTCTTAAAAAGCCCAGTCACTGCAAAAGAGGAAATATTTAATTCTACACCGCGGCTAACATTGAAACTGCCGCTCGGAACAGCAAGTGTAATTCCCCGACCTAAATTGTAATTATAAAGGAGAGACATTTCTTTTCCAATCACTACAAGGTTCTTGGAGTTTAATTCTTTTATATCTTCTCGATTGTAGTATTCTAGTTTTGAAAATTGGGAACTTGGTTTGCACTAACTCTTCTTCGTTTGGAATTGGAACTGCGCGAATCATCACTGGCACAAACGTATTGTTATTCTGCAAGAGTCCGTGACTTGTGATATTACCCTGCATGGATATAACTCTTTCTTTGAGAGTAGGGTTTTGCAAAAGTAATTCTACCATTCTTTCGTATTTCTGAATCTCGCCGCTACCTTGCGTATTTTCAATGGTGATATGAGGACCACCACTCCAGAGAGATTCTTTCACCTGACGTTGGAATCCGTTGAAGATAGATAGCACAACGATCAAAAGAGATACGCCGACCATCATCACAATAAAAGAAAGTCTTGATTTAAGAGATAAAAGACCGAATACGCGAGAGCCGCGAATATAACGAAAGGTAATCAGGGAAATAATGTTCATCGAATTACAGATTTTATTAAATTACTAGGCTGTCAATGCAATCACGAAAGGATTTGTAAATCATTGCTTAATTCGCTTCTTTCTCTGCATTTCTTTCTGTAATACGCATGATTAGGATGGATGCAAAAAATAAAACTAGAAGGGGAGCAAAAAGCATCATCATCGAAAATACGTCTGGTCCCGGAGAAAGTATTGCCGAGAATATGGAGAGGATAACGATCGTTTCGCGCCACTTGGCAAGTAGATAACTAGAAGTCACAAGCCCTAGTCTTCCTAAAAGAATTAATACGACAGGAAGTTCGAAGCTCAGTCCAAAGATGAGATGAATATTAAAAAAAACATCGTAGTATTCGTCAATCGGAAGCTTCATATCTATATCAGGAGGTCGAAACATTACAAGAAAAATCTTTAGAAAATTTTCAAATACAGTAAACCAGCAAAGTGCCAAACCACCCCAAAAAAGTATTGTAGCAAAGGTTATCATCAATTTGCCGTAACGCTCCATACTGACATCGACAGCAGGAGCGATGAAGCCCCAGAGGATATAGAGAAGAAGGGGAACGCTAAACAATATGGCTAAGACAAATGAAGTTTTTAAATAAATGAGCATTGGAGCCATGAGCTTGATTTGATAAAAGGTAGCATTGGCTCCTAAAACTTTCTTATAAGGAGAGGCAAAGATAGTATGCACTTCAGAACCGAAAAACATAAACCCAATAGTAAAAACTGTAACAATAAGGATACAATGAATTAGCCGCTGACGTAACTCTTCTAGATGATCGCCGAGGGACATGAATTTTTCTCGATTGTCTGTGGGGATAACATCATTTTGCTCTTCTGCTACGATTGGAAGAGTTGGCTTTGTGGCAGTCAATTCACTTGGCTTCGAAGAAATATCTTTCATTTTAGTGAGAGACTTCTTTTTGGTTGTTTTCGATTTTACCGCCATTTAGTTAAGACTTCTTAGCCGCCTTTTTTTTTGCAACAGGCTCTTCTTCTTTGTATGCAGGTGTAGCAGGTGGACTCTCAGGCTCTTCACTTGCAGCACTAGAAAGTGATTTTTTAAATTCTTTAATTCCGCTACCTAAATCTTTTGCAAGAGAAGGAAGTTTTTTGCCTCCAAAAAGCAATAAGACAATTAATAGAATGAAAGCTATTTCCCAAGGACCAAGATTAAACAATGCTAGTGGTGGTAACATAAAAACTCCTTAAGTTTTAGTCCGATTATACGTTCCTGAAACGGTATTTGATAGTTTTATAAGTGCAAACAAGACGTCAATGAATTCTCAACTCTCTTTTATCGCCAACTACCTAAAATAAACTGTCCACAATAAATATTTGACCTGAGGCTTACTGTAATAATCATAGGCAGTTGTTATAAGAATATTCCTAATTTAATCGTTATGTTATTTCTTTTGCTGCCGCAGTGCTTTCAAGGGTAATTGCTAGTTTCCTCACTGGAACTTTTAATCATTTGGTGATTAACAAATTCATGAATGAATCTTTGTTTCGTAACATGATTAATCTATTTCTGATTTTGGTTTTTTCCTTTCTCGGATCTATGATTGGCTTCATGGGGATAATCGGATTTGCCGCAGACGAGAGCGCTGGAGAGATATTTCCTTATTACATTGGAATATCGGTGTTAGTCTCTATTCTTTGTTCGATAGGTTATTATTTGATTAAATTACGATAAGCTTTTAATCTGCTGATAAATACACGCATTCATCTTTCCATTCAATGAAGCGTGTTTCCTTTTTGCGATTCTCACAGCCAGCTTTTACACAGAGCAAAGTCTGATTTGACTTGTTCTGCATAATCATTACCAAGTTTTACAATTGTATTTCTCGTTCCCGACCAGGCTTTTATTGCGGATAATGCTGTGTTGGCGAAGGAAAGAGACGTTGAGCGTATTAAGATGGATTTATAAGATCTACTATGAGCATAGGCAACGGCTCTAGCTGAATGCTTGAGATATTTCTTAAAATCAGATTCAGAGTGAAAGTCTTTCGATTCTAACTTTTTCTTAAATGGAGAAATTCTAGATACAAGATAAGAGCGATTAGCCGTAATCATCGTTCCTAAAAAACTATCTGGATTTGCGAGCATTGCATTACAGGCAGTCTTTGTTCGTTCCGCATGATTCGTAAAGAAGGAATTGTATTCTGCTTCGGACATGTCTTTCATAAGGAATAGACAGGGGAGTCTTTGTTCTTTGATTTCTAATAAAAGGGGATTTGAATCTCCTTGGATGAGCGCATAATACTTATGAACCCCTTGGCTTCCCATTCCTGAGTGGAGCCTACGAGCAATGTCTTGAATCTGAAAAAAGGCACTTCTTTTTTCAGCAGAGAAATCACCAAGGCTTTCAATGTAATCACTCCAATTGGAATGAATCTCTCGTGATTCTATTTCGGTTAAAGCACATAGTTCTGGATTTGATAGATCGAAACAACTCTTTCCGTCGACTGACTTTGTCCATTTGGCAAGAAGAGTTGTGTTAGATTTTTTATCTTTTAATTCATCTACCGTATCTTTTGGAAAGCCATCGAGGTTATTCTCTATTAGCTCCAATTCTTTTCCGTCTTCGCTGATTTCAGAGAGTTTCTTGGTATTCTTCTAAAAGTATTCGGCCAGATCAGAGGCTTCTTTCGGCGAGAATTTAAAATCAACATCTTCTCTTTGCAAGAAAATGCTTGTCACAAATCGAATCAGGTCTAGGTAAAATGGGGCAATGAACGATTCATCGAAATCATTTACATCTAGCTTGATTTGACCATCAGCATTTTCAAAGAAGCCAAGATTTTGTGTATGCAAATCTCCTTGAATCCAAGTCTTGATGCGTGGAGTTTGTTTCCATTCGGAAGGAATTGGAATCAAAAGAGAATCAATGTCTTTATAGAATAGATGAGCAGTCGCACGGAAAAAATGATAAGAGGATTCTTTCATCTCATTGAATTTGGATTTTAGAATAGTTTCTTCTGTTATAAAACTATTCCAAGAAGTAATTTCCTTTTTTAAAAAATCACTTCTTGATGGGTTATTGTTGGTTTGGGTTTGTTCTGATGGCATTTATTTTTACGGTCATTTCGAACACTGCTTGGCGTTTGAATTTGCGACTAAGCAAATAGACTGTGTGAGAAATCTATATTTGTTAGAACGAATCAGCCAAATCCTTTTAACAAATATAGACCTCTCACGAAAAAGCTGTTCGAGGTGACTGTATAATCCTTATTTCTTTTTGTCTTTCTCTTTCTTACTTATTTTTGTCGATTTCTCTTTCTTAGCCGGTGCTTTCTTTTCTGCTTTTTTGGGAGCTGGTTTTTCCACTGCTGGTTCTGTTTCTTCTTCTAAGATTTGAGGAGGCTCTATCTTAGGAAGCTTCACTTCTTTTGGACTTACAGGCAAAGCAACGTTATCCTTAATTGCTTTTTCAAGCTCTTCATTTTTCTTGGAATCGAACCACCAGAAGTCGGTTGCATAGTCCTCTGTCCCGTAACGTCCCAGAGGCATATCGGGCATACCGAATTTATTCCAATACATAAGGCGCGTATTCGTTAAGTGCCAGAGCAATACATAAGGATACTCTTTGTAAATAATGGTGTCGATTTTTTTTACGATTTCATTTCTCTTGGCAAGACTAAATTCTGATTTTTGTTTTTCAATGAGGGCATCGACTTCTTTATTCTTAATACCAGCTAAGTTGTTTTGTCCCTTTTCGTCTGCATACTTTGCAAACCACATAGGCTCAAGGATCTTTAAACTCCACCTCCCCAAGCAGCCCAAGTAAGATCAAAAGCATAATTGTCTTTTCGGGCACTACATGCGGCAAGATCAGTTGTTTCGATGTTTGCCTTTATCCCCAATTGCTTTGCTGCTTCCATGAAAACAGTAAAGTATTTTTCAGTGCTCTTATCTCTATCGGTATTGTGATAGAAAATTCCTTTCCGCCTTTTCTAAAATTCCACTTGCGTTTGGTTTCCATCCAGCTTCTGTTAATAGCTCTCTTGCTTTTTCTGGGTCAAATTCTATTGCTTCGTTTGGATTGACTTCTCCGTTTAGGTAGTAGTCAGGATAATAGCTATTAGTCGGATCATATTCATTGTAAGCGAGTTTTTCAATCATCTCTTTGCGATTGACTAGATGAGCGATTGCTTTGCGAACACGTTTGTCTTTAAAAATATCTCTTCTAGTATTCATTGCCCAACCTTGAAATCCGAGAGGCTTCTCATTGAAGATTCTTTGTTTGACAATGTAGTTCTTGTCAAATTTTTCTCCGACAGCTTCTGTTACCCAGGTAGCCGCTTTGTAAGAGGGAAAAATGTCCATATCTCCTTTGAGCATTGCTTGGTAACCAATTGCTTCTTCGTTATAGACTTTGTAAAATACATCGTCAAAGTTATATCGACCATTATTAAATGGATACGCTCTTTGCCAATAGTCACCACGGCGAACCATTCGCACATAACGTCCCGGTTTTGACTCGGCTAGTTTATAAGGACCGGAGATAATTGGAAATTCAAAATTTCTTTGTTGAAATCTTTTCTTCATAGTAATGTTTTGGTAAAATATAAATCCCTGTTGCAATGGTATTAAAATTGTACCAATGAATATTTTTTGCAGTGAACTCTATTGTATAATCGTCAATGACAACTGGCATTTCAAAACGAGATAGACCGATACGGAAAACGGCTGTATTGTTCTTCTTGTCCATAATTGTATTGAAAGTAAAAAGAACGTCATGCGCAGTAATTGGTTTATCATCTGACCACTTTGCGTTTTGATCGATGATGAATGTAAATTTTTTCTTGTCTTTAGAAATTTTCCATTCTTTGGCGATATGAGGAATATTGTCTAGAGTGATCGGATGATTTGCTGTTAAAGGCTCAAACATGGAAGTATAAATTCGGGCTGTGGTCGAATATTGTTCTAGATAATAGTTCAGAGATTTTGGAAATTGGTGACTATAGATTTTGAAGGAGCCGCCTTTGACTAATTGGAGATGCGATCGGATTGGATTGCTTAAGAGCCTCTGGTATCGAGGCTACATCACCAGTCCAAGGCACGTCATCAACTTTGATCGCTTGAATTTCTTCCACTTTTTCCGTTTTCTTGCAAGAAAAGAATGGATGAATTAGCAAACTTAATAGGGAATAGGTTTGCAATTAAATAAATCTTGTTTTAAATCGAGGATCCTTGAATCACAATAACTTTAATCAACTTTTTATTTATCAATTAAATACAAGAATTTTTTGTATAGAGAAGGGCGTAACCATACTAAAGGCACCTGAAAGTTTCTTTACAACTCCTGAGATTATAACGGCAGATGCAGTTTGGCTCATGGGTGTCTGGCTTCCATCACAAGCTTCTGTAAAAATATGCAAAGAACACGAGGGATTAGGATGGCTTAATTCTTGTAAACTCTCTGCCTGATTTGGTGGATTCAGATTTAATTGACCCACCTTATGCCATTTACGATTACAAACCAAAACCCACTGAGAGCAGATATATTTTAAATTAAAACAATTTAGATACAAGCTAAAATGCAATTGGTAAGAAGTTGACTTAGATTTTG
This Leptospiraceae bacterium DNA region includes the following protein-coding sequences:
- the tatC gene encoding twin-arginine translocase subunit TatC, with the translated sequence MSLGDHLEELRQRLIHCILIVTVFTIGFMFFGSEVHTIFASPYKKVLGANATFYQIKLMAPMLIYLKTSFVLAILFSVPLLLYILWGFIAPAVDVSMERYGKLMITFATILFWGGLALCWFTVFENFLKIFLVMFRPPDIDMKLPIDEYYDVFFNIHLIFGLSFELPVVLILLGRLGLVTSSYLLAKWRETIVILSIFSAILSPGPDVFSMMMLFAPLLVLFFASILIMRITERNAEKEAN
- a CDS encoding DUF2252 family protein codes for the protein MPSEQTQTNNNPSRSDFLKKEITSWNSFITEETILKSKFNEMKESSYHFFRATAHLFYKDIDSLLIPIPSEWKQTPRIKTWIQGDLHTQNLGFFENADGQIKLDVNDFDESFIAPFYLDLIRFVTSIFLQREDVDFKFSPKEASDLAEYF
- the tatA gene encoding twin-arginine translocase TatA/TatE family subunit; translated protein: MLPPLALFNLGPWEIAFILLIVLLLFGGKKLPSLAKDLGSGIKEFKKSLSSAASEEPESPPATPAYKEEEPVAKKKAAKKS
- a CDS encoding DUF2252 family protein; translated protein: MELIENNLDGFPKDTVDELKDKKSNTTLLAKWTKSVDGKSCFDLSNPELCALTEIESREIHSNWSDYIESLGDFSAEKRSAFFQIQDIARRLHSGMGSQGVHKYYALIQGDSNPLLLEIKEQRLPCLFLMKDMSEAEYNSFFTNHAERTKTACNAMLANPDSFLGTMITANRSYLVSRISPFKKKLESKDFHSESDFKKYLKHSARAVAYAHSRSYKSILIRSTSLSFANTALSAIKAWSGTRNTIVKLGNDYAEQVKSDFALCKSWL
- a CDS encoding ABC transporter permease, translating into MILQTIGSSDFDSSITAGAYFSVRTIAEEQANFLGALRMEKTIISNIVFLFIV